One Elaeis guineensis isolate ETL-2024a chromosome 10, EG11, whole genome shotgun sequence genomic window carries:
- the LOC105034375 gene encoding L-type lectin-domain containing receptor kinase S.4, with amino-acid sequence MSENPIFFLAFVALFLSAASQHDEFVYTGFGGGGAANGGRSNISLTGVAEIENNGILRLTNDTSRLIGHAFYPSALQFRNATTGDAFSFSAAFAFAIVPEYPTLGGHGLAFVISPTKELKGALPSQYLGLMNAADVGNFSNHLFAVEFDTVQDFEFGDINDNHIGIDINSLVSNASVAAAYYGGDGANVSLNLKSGGTVQAWVDYDGVAKVINVTVAPFSSKPAVPILSFHPVDLSPILHDRMFVGFSASTGLLASSHYLLGWSFKMNGVAQSLDLASLPSLPHPKKKATALIIAVSATAVIILIAAVIGAAYLFYKIKNADVIEPWELEIGPHRFSYKELKRATKGFRDRELLGFGGFGKVYKGTLPGSRTEVAVKRVSHESRQGIREFVAEIASIGRLRHRNLVQLLGWCRRRADLLLVYDYMPNGSLDNFLFFDESKADQPVLSWAERFRILRGVASALLYLHEEWEHVVIHRDVKASNVLLDADLNGRLGDFGLAKLYEHGANPSTTRVVGTLGYLAPELTRTGKATTSCDVFAFGALVLEVVCGRRPIESKAPPEELVLVEWVWERWSSGRWADVVDPRLEGVYDNEEVAVAIKVGLWCSHPAAAARPTMREVVRYLDGGDAAEVPDVPSPPASDGGHEGKSDHGGFEDFVHSYPSSSFGKGSIASAIALGREEAGLVGPDGPVSSFAYSSLSSLSRGSV; translated from the coding sequence ATGTCTGAAAATCCCATCTTTTTCTTAGCCTTCGTCGCTCTATTCCTCTCCGCCGCCTCTCAGCATGACGAGTTCGTCTACACCGGCTTCGGCGGCGGCGGAGCGGCCAATGGCGGCCGCAGTAACATAAGCCTAACTGGGGTGGCGGAGATCGAAAACAACGGGATCCTACGGTTGACGAACGATACAAGCCGCCTCATCGGCCATGCCTTCTATCCCTCCGCCCTCCAGTTCCGGAACGCCACCACCGGCGACGCCTTCTCCTTCTCCGCCGCCTTCGCCTTCGCCATCGTCCCCGAATACCCGACGCTCGGCGGCCATGGTCTAGCCTTCGTAATTTCTCCGACGAAGGAGTTGAAGGGGGCTCTCCCCAGCCAGTATTTAGGCCTCATGAATGCCGCCGACGTCGGGAACTTCTCCAACCACCTCTTCGCCGTGGAGTTCGACACCGTCCAGGACTTCGAGTTCGGCGACATCAACGACAACCACATCGGAATCGACATCAACAGCCTGGTCTCCAACGCCTCCGTCGCTGCCGCCTACTACGGTGGCGACGGCGCCAACGTCTCCCTCAATCTCAAAAGCGGGGGCACGGTCCAGGCGTGGGTCGACTACGACGGCGTCGCGAAGGTGATCAATGTCACTGTTGCTCCCTTCTCTTCGAAACCTGCAGTCCCCATTTTGTCCTTCCACCCAGTGGATCTGTCCCCGATTCTCCACGACCGGATGTTCGTCGGCTTCTCGGCCTCCACCGGACTGCTGGCGAGCTCCCATTACCTTCTTGGCTGGAGTTTTAAGATGAACGGGGTCGCCCAATCCCTGGACCTCGCTTCTCTCCCTTCCCTCCCCCACCCCAAGAAGAAAGCTACTGCCTTGATCATCGCCGTCTCCGCTACCGCCGTCATCATCCTTATCGCCGCGGTCATCGGAGCCGCCTACCTCTTCTACAAGATCAAGAACGCCGACGTGATCGAGCCCTGGGAACTGGAAATCGGCCCCCACCGCTTCTCCTACAAGGAATTGAAGCGCGCCACCAAGGGATTCCGGGACCGGGAGCTCCTTGGCTTCGGCGGCTTCGGCAAGGTCTACAAGGGGACTCTCCCGGGATCCCGAACCGAGGTCGCCGTGAAGCGAGTCTCCCACGAGTCGAGGCAGGGGATCCGGGAATTCGTGGCGGAGATCGCCAGCATCGGGCGGCTCCGCCACAGGAATCTGGTACAGCTCCTGGGTTGGTGCCGCCGGCGAGCCGACCTCCTCCTAGTCTACGACTACATGCCTAATGGGAGCTTGGACAACTTCCTATTTTTCGACGAATCCAAGGCGGATCAGCCGGTGCTATCGTGGGCAGAGCGGTTCCGGATCCTCCGCGGCGTGGCCTCTGCGCTGCTCTACCTCCACGAGGAGTGGGAGCACGTGGTGATCCACCGCGACGTGAAAGCGAGCAACGTCCTCCTCGACGCCGACCTCAACGGCCGGCTCGGCGACTTCGGGCTGGCCAAGCTCTACGAGCACGGGGCCAACCCTAGCACCACCCGGGTGGTGGGCACCCTGGGCTACCTCGCCCCCGAGCTCACCCGGACCGGCAAGGCCACCACCAGCTGCGACGTGTTCGCCTTCGGCGCCCTTGTCCTCGAGGTGGTCTGCGGCCGCCGCCCCATCGAGTCCAAGGCGCCGCCGGAGGAGCTCGTACTGGTAGAATGGGTGTGGGAGCGGTGGAGTTCCGGGCGGTGGGCGGACGTGGTGGACCCGCGGCTTGAGGGCGTCTACGACAACGAGGAAGTGGCGGTGGCGATCAAGGTGGGGCTATGGTGCTCCCATCCAGCGGCTGCTGCGCGGCCGACAATGAGGGAGGTGGTGCGATACCTCGACGGCGGCGACGCGGCGGAGGTGCCGGACGTGCCGAGCCCGCCGGCGTCGGACGGAGGCCATGAGGGAAAGAGCGATCACGGGGGGTTCGAGGACTTCGTGCACTCGTACCCATCGTCCTCGTTCGGGAAGGGATCGATCGCCTCGGCGATCGCACTCGGCAGGGAGGAGGCCGGCTTGGTGGGCCCCGACGGGCCGGTGTCGTCCTTCGCCTACTCCTCACTATCGTCTCTCTCACGTGGGAGCGTGTGA